DNA from Synechococcus elongatus PCC 6301:
GGCGGTGCATAGCGGCGCGATCGCGGTCAGTGTTTTTCTCTTTGGCGTCACTTACCGCTACGCCATTCGCAGCGACACGAATCCCCATCTGCGCAATGGTTTGGTGGGAGCCTTTGGGTTAGTGCGCGGACTAGGACTGCTGGAAAACGGCGCAACGACCAGTCTGGATTTACCGTGGTTAACTTCGCAGTTGGGCGGTAGTCTACTGCTGTTTGCGCTTTGTGCAACTAGCTTGGATTTTGCGATCGCGCGTGGTTGGTTACGCCCCATTCCCTCTTCTCCCCAATAACCCATGGCAGTGCTGCACGGTGGCTGGCTCGGCGATCGCTTCTGCGTTTGGGCCGAGGCTTGGCAGGCTGGTGAGCCTCAGTCGGCAGCAGAAATTGCGATTCATCCCTACGCGATCGCGGCCACTGACTTAAATGATTGGTGCCAGAAGTACCGTCTGGGATCCCTGACGGGGACGCCAACAGAAGTCCTGCTCTCTATTCCCAGTGACCTGAAGAAAGAGGCGGTTCTACCGTTTCTGAGTGGTCAGGAAATTCCAGATGGGGCGCTGCTTTGGTCTTGGCAGATCCCCGTGCTGTCGCTAGAAGCCGCGATCGCCGGTCAATGGCTGGCGACCTTGCCGCTGGGTTCGGCGGAGGATCATCCTTGGCTGGGGCCAGATCTACGCTTTTGGAGCCACATCTACCGCTGGGCACAAAGTTTGCTGGCTCGGGGGCGCTTTTATCCGGCGCTGGAGTCGAGCGATCGCGGTTTAACGGCAGTTTGGTTGCCACTGTTTAATCAAGCGGGCGATCGCCAGCGCTTCGATCGCTATAGTCAGCAGCTGCCCTTTAGTCAGTTTTGCTATCAGGCAATCGAAACAGCGGCAGCTTGTCCTTGGCAGCCTCAACCGCAGGATCTGTTGCTGCGAGTCCTACAGACTTGGTTGACAGCACGACTACAACCGGCGATCGCGGCGGGAACTCTCGTGTCTGCTGATCTGCTGGCGGCTTGGCAGCAATCGCTAGCGAATGGAAAACCGCTAAAGCTAGAAGACAGTGAAGCCAGTCGCTTGCAAACGGCGATCGATCGCTGGTTACTACCAGTGCAGAATGGCGCAGCTCAGGCTTGGCGGATGGTTTTGCGCCTTGTCCCGCCTACGGAGCAAGAGCAGCCCTGGCAATTGGAGTTTGGCTTACAAGCAGCGACCGATCCCGATCGCTTTCGGCCGGCCTCTCTCCTCTGGCAGGATCCGCTGCCACCTGGGCTACCAGATCAATCTCAGGAATTGCTGTTACGCGGCTTGGGACAGGCTTGTCGGCTCTATCCCCAATTGCAAACCAGTCTGGCGACAGCCTGTCCAGAATTCCATCCACTGACCACAGCGGAGGTCTATCAGCTGCTCAAGCAGGTGATTCCTCAGTGGCAAGAGCAGGGCATTGAAGTGCAACTGCCGCCGGGCTTGCGTGGTCAAGGGCGACACCGGCTGGGAGTGGAAGTCAGCGCCACGTTGCCGAGCGATCGCCCGAGTGTGGGGCTGGAAGCACTACTGCAGTTTCGTTGGGAGCTGAGTCTGGGCGGTCAGCGGCTGACCAAAGCAGAAGTGGAACGCTTGGCAGCCCTGGAAACGCCCTTGGTGGAAATCAACGGCGACTGGATTGAGGTGCGGCCGCAGGATATTGAGTCGGCGCGAGAGTTTTTCCGTAAGCGCAAGGATCAGCCAAATTTGACCTTGGCGGATGCGATCGCGATCGCCAGTGGTGAGTCGCCGAATGTTGGTCGCCTGCCGGTGGTCAATTTTGAAGCGGCGGGCTTACTCGAAGAAGCCTTGGCCGTGTTTCAGGGGCAGCGATCGCCTGCGGCTTTGCCCGCTCCGCCCACCTTTCAGGGCGAGCTGCGACCCTATCAAGAGCGGGGGGTGGGCTGGCTCAGCTTTTTGCAGCGCTTCGGGATTGGGGCTTGCCTCGCCGACGACATGGGCTTGGGTAAGACGATTCAGCTGCTGGCCTTTTTACTGCATCTCAAACACAGCAACGAGCTGACGCGGCCGGTGCTGCTAGTCTGTCCGACTTCGGTGCTGGGCAACTGGGAACGGGAGGTGCAGAAATTTGCACCGGAGCTTCGCTGGAAGCTGCACTATGGCCCCGATCGCGCTCAGGGTAAGGCTTTGGCGACAGCGCTCAAGGACTGCGATTTGGTGCTGACCAGTTACTCCTTGGTGGCGCGAGATCAGAAAGCGATCGCGGCGATCGACTGGCAAGGCATTGTGCTGGATGAAGCCCAGAACATCAAGAATGACCAGGCGAAACAGACGCAGGCGGTGCGAGCGATCGCCCAAAGTCCGACGCAAAAGCCCCGCTTTCGGATTGCCCTGACAGGGACGCCGGTTGAGAATCGCCTCAGTGAGTTGTGGTCGATTGTCGAGTTTTTGCAGCCGGGACATTTAGGCACCAAGCCATTCTTTCAAAAGC
Protein-coding regions in this window:
- a CDS encoding DEAD/DEAH box helicase, with translation MAVLHGGWLGDRFCVWAEAWQAGEPQSAAEIAIHPYAIAATDLNDWCQKYRLGSLTGTPTEVLLSIPSDLKKEAVLPFLSGQEIPDGALLWSWQIPVLSLEAAIAGQWLATLPLGSAEDHPWLGPDLRFWSHIYRWAQSLLARGRFYPALESSDRGLTAVWLPLFNQAGDRQRFDRYSQQLPFSQFCYQAIETAAACPWQPQPQDLLLRVLQTWLTARLQPAIAAGTLVSADLLAAWQQSLANGKPLKLEDSEASRLQTAIDRWLLPVQNGAAQAWRMVLRLVPPTEQEQPWQLEFGLQAATDPDRFRPASLLWQDPLPPGLPDQSQELLLRGLGQACRLYPQLQTSLATACPEFHPLTTAEVYQLLKQVIPQWQEQGIEVQLPPGLRGQGRHRLGVEVSATLPSDRPSVGLEALLQFRWELSLGGQRLTKAEVERLAALETPLVEINGDWIEVRPQDIESAREFFRKRKDQPNLTLADAIAIASGESPNVGRLPVVNFEAAGLLEEALAVFQGQRSPAALPAPPTFQGELRPYQERGVGWLSFLQRFGIGACLADDMGLGKTIQLLAFLLHLKHSNELTRPVLLVCPTSVLGNWEREVQKFAPELRWKLHYGPDRAQGKALATALKDCDLVLTSYSLVARDQKAIAAIDWQGIVLDEAQNIKNDQAKQTQAVRAIAQSPTQKPRFRIALTGTPVENRLSELWSIVEFLQPGHLGTKPFFQKRFVTPIERFGDADSLTALRQRVQPLILRRLKTDRSIIADLPEKQEMTVFCPLVQEQADRYQVLVNEALANIEASEGIQRRGQILALLTRLKQLCNHPSLLLEKPKLDPNFGDRSAKLQRLLEMLAELTDAGDRALVFTQFAGWGSLLQQFLQEQLGREVLFLSGSTKKGDRQQMVDRFQNDPQAPAIFILSLKAGGVGLNLTKANHVFHYDRWWNPAVENQATDRAFRIGQRRNVQVHKFVCAGTLEEKIDQMIASKQALAQQIVGSGEDWLTELDTNQLRQLLILDRSAWVEEEEP